One genomic region from Cydia amplana chromosome Z, ilCydAmpl1.1, whole genome shotgun sequence encodes:
- the LOC134661901 gene encoding zinc finger protein 135 produces the protein MSADAASLPCPICLQSGVFESVQLLRDRLIHVSTNKIVCPVCQEEVCGLDKLTIHLFTHVKLINTRDFSDKNNEFTETCKLKANIPVTSTNQKKSRTSTAKNKPTTSTANAPVKFVKICPKLPVMPPSAAPVLLDPSREPTEGRVQEVALKISSIKKEKSQLQVNTTCDICGVQFVDEIILRMHRCLIHNIDDNSNHSISRYQCHLCPKNFKMRGSLMVHLRVAHYGFQSDTSSAQTDSANEAGSGNQHFPANDKPSNYERNDNKQWQCDVCRKCFTTKYFLKKHKRLHTGETPYACSQCNKTFTFQQSYHKHLLYHNDEKPHTCGYCGRAFKELSTLHNHQRIHTGEKPFSCETCGKCFRQRVSYLVHRRIHTGVMPYKCTACDKSFRYKVSQRTHKCQAQPPGTVVRQSGDLVEKLKRKHPEPSSSPSESPKESCENMKYHQVSEANAELVRTGAKLSLEDTETDNFTLIAEAFNDNIKNSTKQVTDDDDNIMLPESNSPVIDKNIPSPSETFKNLCLSKEDDYNGVQQEKYEVGEYSMYKEFNFFL, from the exons ATGAGTGCAGATGCTGCATCATTGCCCTGTCCGATATGTTTGCAAAGTGGCGTTTTCGAGTCGGTGCAACTACTTAGGGACCGGTTAATACACGTGTCCACTAACAAAATTGTATGTCCCGTTTGTCAAGAAGAGGTATGTGGACTAGACAAGTTGACTATCCATTTATTCACTCATGTGAAGTTAATTAATACAAGAGATTTTAgcgataaaaataatgaatttacgGAAACCTGTAAATTAAAAGCAAACATTCCAGTCACCTCTACTAATCAGAAGAAATCCAGAACGTCAACGGCTAAAAATAAACCAACAACATCTACGGCTAATGCACCCGTGAAATTCGTCAAGATATGTCCAAAGTTGCCAGTAATGCCACCAAGTGCGGCGCCAGTATTATTAGACCCATCACGAGAACCAACTGAAGGCAGAGTGCAAGAGGTGGCTCTAAAGATATCATCTATTAAGAAGGAAAAGTCACAGCTGCAAGTCAATACAACCTGTGATATTTGCGGTGTCCAATTCGTGGACGAAATAATTCTGAGAATGCATCGATGCCTTATACACAATATAGATGATAATTCTAATCACAGCATTTCAAGATACCAATGTCATTTATGTCCAAAAAACTTTAAGATGAGGGGATCCCTCATGGTTCACTTGCGAGTAGCACATTACGGATTTCAATCCGACACCAGCAGCGCGCAAACCGACTCCGCCAACGAAGCTGGCTCCGGTAATCAACATTTTCCTGCAAACGATAAACCCAGCAATTACGAGAGGAATGACAATAAACAATGGCAGTGTGATGTTTGTCGAAAATGTTTTACTACAAAATATTTCCTGAAGAAACATAAGCGTCTTCACACAG gTGAAACGCCATATGCCTGCTCGCAGTGCAACAAGACGTTCACGTTCCAACAGTCGTACCACAAGCACCTACTGTACCACAACGACGAGAAGCCGCACACGTGTGGTTACTGCGGACGCGCTTTCAAGGAGCTCTCCACTTTGCACAACCATCAGCGGATCCACACCGGCGAGAAGCCCTTCTCTTGCGAGACATGTG GTAAATGTTTTCGGCAACGAGTGTCCTACCTCGTCCATCGTCGCATTCACACTGGTGTTATGCCATACAAGTGCACAGCCTGTGACAAAAGTTTTCGCTATAAA gtaTCCCAGAGAACTCATAAGTGCCAAGCCCAGCCTCCGGGCACGGTAGTACGACAGAGTGGTGACCTAGTAGAAAAATTGAAAAGAAAACATCCTGAACCATCCTCATCCCCTTCAGAGTCACCAAAAGAAAGTTGTGAAAATATGAAATACCACCAAGTTTCAGAAGCAAACGCAGAATTAGTACGGACAGGGGCGAAGCTTTCGTTAGAAGATACAGAAACTGACAACTTTACTCTAATTGCTGAAGCATTCaatgataatattaaaaattctaCGAAACAGGTCACTGATGATGACGACAATATAATGTTACCTGAATCTAATAGTCCTGTAATAGACAAAAATATTCCTTCACCATCAGAAACTTTCAAAAACTTATGTTTGTCTAAAGAAGACGATTATAATGGAGTTCAGCAAGAGAAATATGAAGTAGGGGAGTATTCTATGTATAAAGAATTTAACTTTTTCTTGTAA
- the LOC134661379 gene encoding coiled-coil domain-containing protein 39, with product MADQQKAPRYMSKLLDALGWNQGTRIPLANPENQNLETLLIDRQNEIQRLKEALTLQSQKTSDLNNYKQHVHTEYQENTRLLFAHKQQLEQEVKLRQLSCNDSDNLDRDITATNKQSKDISERIDKYQASIARLLKKADSLKSEVCGERGALQEWRAQLERNSGDISAIEQFTKQDVSKAKALETKRQKLKVEHDHMLDRLNQLVSNLSAEERACERISVQVMEGMEQRRQMMAMWTSAVENLRQRDTDIRHIKEDYEVLQVEANNIADKCREQQSFCEQQASNNAEAARANMGLAQQLSSLRLAHQQLLDLNATLHSSAQCAQRELHSMRATLEKLHAENRRIMDQQHRKGLALKEILNKIKELKAKLTESMDKTKTSEQRAKELEAILQEEERYASSLTVNQQRAMHCSFVEQQRLLALKNEEKLFNMHLKASKAIVSKLEKKQADVLRNLQTVKETLYNICYQVETIGAQVSHMEGARSEREASAELLARENRLLEVRARHAARTALLERHSAKLQDDMRRLARDLEHFVTTHVALQTRLRTSMLSVEGGEKELRASRVEWRRERVEEALTRLRVAHTSRALASLDDRAYNADTQRLRLDAAMNERLVEIKARRDMFSVQVRALTEDCGKLRGEIKERENRIDQLKKRYEIFISSLGKDDSGQQLSVTFFKIKFASERAELRERGAALDADIGRQERDISALEATLRVVHAAHAHFMHRISPLAQDTPEIHELDELTRKYYQVRDELKDLYSATASMELRVQDASARATALHDKCKQLEQRQADCENELDNLKDRICKHEGRLQNALDVVKNNAKRAKKIFDHVDDWRIFQLALWIRDYSEAASGALEALVEACAGAAAVYSHFAALVASADLQRHVARHQRRLQLLVERLQADSHIGVPGDDEESVFSSSVSSMRSGMSVTSGTTKRLAAFRKTLAAKVKEPTLVEDLPESALRSSVSLRVVTLGLERPSCAP from the exons ATGGCGGACCAACAGAAAGCGCCGCGCTACATGTCTAAACTATTGGATGCACTTGGTTGGAATCAAGGAACAAGAATTCCTCTAGCAAATCCTGAAAATCAAAATCTTGAAACCCTCTTAATTGATAG ACAAAATGAGATACAGAGGCTGAAGGAAGCTCTAACGCTTCAGAGTCAAAAAACCAGTGATCTTAATAACTACAAGCAACATGTGCATACTGAGTATCAGGAAAATACA CGCCTGCTATTTGCTCACAAGCAGCAGCTGGAGCAAGAGGTGAAGCTCCGCCAACTGTCCTGCAATGATTCCGACAACCTCGACAGAGATATTACTGCAACCAACAAGCAAAGCAAGGACATCTCTGAGCGCATTGATAAATACCAAG CTAGCATAGCACGCCTTCTCAAGAAAGCAGATTCTCTGAAGAGCGAAGTTTGTGGGGAGCGCGGGGCACTGCAGGAATGGCGAGCGCAATTGGAACGGAACTCGGGAGACATAAGTGCTATTGAACAATTCACTAAGCAAGATGTTTCCAAAGCAAAA GCATTGGAAACTAAGagacaaaagttaaaagttgaaCATGACCATATGCTAGATCGGCTGAACCAGCTTGTGTCAAATCTCAGTGCTGAAGAGAGGGCGTGTGAGCGAATCTCTGTTCAG GTGATGGAAGGTATGGAGCAAAGGAGGCAAATGATGGCCATGTGGACATCTGCTGTCGAAAACTTAAGGCAACGGGACACGGATATTAGACACATCAAAGAG GATTACGAAGTGTTACAAGTGGAGGCGAACAACATAGCGGACAAATGTCGCGAGCAGCAGAGTTTCTGCGAGCAGCAGGCCAGCAACAACGCGGAGGCGGCGCGGGCCAACATGGGGCTGGCGCAGCAGCTCTCCAGTCTGCGGCTGGCGCACCAGCAGCTGCTGGACCTGAACGCGACTCTGCACAGCAGC GCCCAGTGCGCGCAGCGCGAGCTGCACAGCATGCGCGCCACGCTCGAGAAGCTGCACGCGGAGAACCGCCGCATCATGGACCAGCAACACCGCAAGGGCCTCGCCCTCAAGGAGATCCTCAACAAG ATTAAAGAGCTAAAGGCGAAATTAACCGAATCAATGGACAAAACTAAAACTTCTGAACAACGTGCCAAGGAACTTGAAGCCattttgcag GAGGAAGAGCGTTACGCCAGTAGCCTGACGGTGAACCAGCAGCGCGCGATGCACTGCTCTTTCGTCGAGCAGCAGAGACTACTCGCGCTCAAGAATGAGGAAAAACTTTTCAATATGCACCTTAAAG CTTCAAAAGCCATCGTCAGTAAACTGGAAAAGAAACAGGCCGATGTCCTCAGAAACCTCCAGACCGTGAAGGAGACTCTTTACAATATC TGTTACCAAGTGGAGACGATCGGCGCGCAAGTGTCGCACATGGAGGGCGCGCGGTCGGAGCGCGAGGCGTCCGCCGAGTTACTGGCGCGCGAGAACAG ACTGTTGGAGGTGCGCGCGCGGCACGCGGCCCGCACGGCGCTGCTGGAGCGGCACTCGGCCAAGCTGCAGGACGACATGCGCCGCCTCGCCAGGGACCTAGAACACTTCGTGACAACACACGTCGCGCTG CAAACCCGTCTGCGCACATCAATGTTGAGCGTAGAAGGCGGAGAGAAAGAGTTGCGTGCGTCGCGCGTCGAGTGGCGTCGCGAACGCGTCGAAGAGGCGCTGACGCGGCTGCGAGTCGCGCACACGTCGCGCGCACTCGCTAGCCTCGACGACCGCGCGTACAACGCCGACACGCAGCGGCTGCGGCTCGATGCG GCGATGAACGAACGCTTGGTGGAAATCAAGGCGCGTCGCGACATGTTCAGCGTGCAGGTGCGCGCGCTCACGGAGGACTGCGGGAAGCTGCGCGGTGAGATCAAAGAGCGAGAGAACCGCATAGACCAGCTCAAGAAGAG ATACGAGATTTTTATATCTTCACTGGGCAAGGATGACTCCGGGCAACAGTTGTCTGTGACCTTCTTCAAAATAAAG TTCGCGTCGGAGCGAGCGGAGCTGCGCGAGCGCGGAGCGGCGCTGGACGCGGACATCGGGCGGCAGGAGCGCGACATCTCCGCGCTGGAGGCCACGCTGCGCGTCGTGCACGCCGCGCACGCACACTTCATGCACCGCATCTCGCCGCTCGCGCAAGACA CACCCGAAATCCATGAGCTGGACGAGCTGACGAGGAAGTACTACCAGGTGCGCGACGAGCTGAAAGACTTGTACAGCGCGACCGCGTCCATGGAGCTGCGCGTGCAGGACGCGAGCGCGCGCGCCACCGCGCTGCACGACAAGTGCAAGCAGCTCGAGCAACGCCA GGCCGACTGTGAGAATGAATTGGACAACTTGAAGGATAGAATCTGTAAGCACGAAGGCCGGCTACAGAACGCACTGGACGTAGTCAAGAACAACGCTAAACGCGCGAAGAAGATCTTCGACCACGTCGACGACTGGCGCATATTCCAA TTGGCTCTCTGGATCCGCGACTACTCGGAGGCGGCGAGCGGCGCACTGGAGGCGCTGGTGGAGGCGTGTGCGGGCGCGGCGGCCGTGTACTCGCACTTCGCCGCGCTAGTGGCCTCCGCGGACCTGCAGCGCCACGTGGCGCGCCACCAGCGCCGGCTGCAGCTCCTCGTGGAACG ttTACAAGCAGATTCGCATATTGGAGTACCCGGTGACGATGAAG AGTCAGTGTTTTCCTCGTCGGTGTCGTCGATGCGCAGCGGGATGAGTGTCACGAGCGGCACCACTAAGCGGCTGGCCGCGTTCCGCAAGACCCTCGCCGCCAAGGTTAAGGAGCCCACC CTGGTCGAAGACCTTCCAGAATCAG CGTTGCGGTCGTCAGTGTCTCTGCGCGTTGTCACGCTGGGCCTGGAGCGGCCGTCGTGCGCTCCCTGA
- the LOC134661755 gene encoding ankyrin repeat domain-containing protein 13C has translation MSNSKCSEEDEAFPLHECVFRGDVRKLSSLLRLEDVARKDKHGNSALHLAVMLGRRECVQLLLAHGAPVKLKNLAGWSPLAEAISYGDRQTISSLVRKLKQQAREQMERRRPDLIRALAQIQDFYMELKWDFHSWVPLVSRILPSDVCKIYKSGSGIRLDTTLVDFTDMKWERGDISFIFQGEKQPSESLTVLDNKAKVYQRVRYEETENEIEDEVDILMSSDILAAQMSTKGIAFLRAQSGWIFREDRKETVAGLYRSDIYTISGLVLESRKRREHLSTDDLQKNKAIIESLTKGNTQNLDTNGEPTRRASLNPPPESGVDWETYIAAPAGQYPSLGRELVYKESSRNFRATIAMSDEFPLSVDMLLNVLEVIAPFKHFAKLRQFVAMKLPNGFPVKIDIPILPTVTAKITFQKFEFQNDIPNDMFIIPDDYIEDPMRFPDL, from the coding sequence ATGTCTAATTCAAAGTGTAGCGAGGAGGATGAGGCGTTTCCTTTGCACGAGTGCGTGTTCAGGGGGGACGTGCGAAAGCTGTCATCTTTGCTGCGGCTGGAGGACGTGGCACGCAAAGACAAGCATGGCAACTCGGCGCTACACCTGGCGGTGATGCTGGGGCGTCGCGAGTGTGTGCAGCTGTTGCTGGCGCACGGCGCACCCGTCAAGCTCAAGAACCTCGCGGGCTGGTCGCCGCTCGCCGAGGCCATCAGTTATGGGGACCGCCAGACCATATCCTCTCTCGTACGCAAGCTCAAGCAGCAGGCTCGCGAACAAATGGAACGCAGAAGACCTGACCTCATTAGGGCTCTAGCCCAAATACAAGATTTCTACATGGAACTAAAGTGGGATTTTCATTCATGGGTCCCTCTCGTCTCTAGAATTCTACCATCTGATGtttgtaaaatttataaatctgGTTCAGGAATTAGATTAGACACAACATTAGTCGATTTCACAGATATGAAATGGGAGAGAGGAgacatatcatttatatttcaagGAGAAAAGCAACCTAGTGAATCACTTACCGTACTGGACAACAAAGCCAAGGTGTACCAGAGAGTGCGCTATGAGGAGACAGAGAATGAAATAGAAGATGAAGTAGACATACTGATGTCAAGTGATATTTTGGCAGCTCAAATGTCTACTAAAGGTATAGCGTTTTTAAGAGCTCAGTCAGGCTGGATATTTCGTGAAGACCGAAAGGAGACTGTAGCCGGACTTTATAGAAGTGACATTTATACTATTTCTGGCCTTGTCCTAGAATCACGTAAAAGACGCGAACACTTATCCACAGATGATCTGCAAAAGAATAAAGCTATAATTGAGAGTCTAACTAAAGGTAATACACAGAATTTAGATACTAATGGAGAACCAACAAGGCGAGCATCATTAAACCCACCGCCAGAGAGTGGAGTGGACTGGGAAACCTACATCGCTGCACCTGCAGGCCAGTACCCCAGTCTGGGGAGAGAACTAGTTTATAAAGAGTCGTCCAGAAACTTTAGAGCTACCATTGCTATGAGTGATGAATTTCCTCTAAGTGTTGACATGTTACTGAATGTATTAGAAGTAATTGCACCATTTAAACATTTTGCAAAGTTGCGTCAGTTTGTCGCGATGAAGTTGCCTAATGGATTCCCGGTTAAAATTGATATACCGATTTTACCTACAGTTACTGCAAAAATAACTTTtcaaaaatttgagtttcaaaaTGACATACCAAACGATATGTTCATTATACCAGATGATTACATAGAAGACCCCATGAGGTTTCCTGATTTATGA